From the Macaca nemestrina isolate mMacNem1 chromosome 7, mMacNem.hap1, whole genome shotgun sequence genome, one window contains:
- the LOC105496585 gene encoding TOX high mobility group box family member 4: protein MEFPGGNDNYLTITGPSHPFLSGAETFHTPSLGDEEFEIPPISLDSDPSLAVSDVVGHFDDLADPSSSQDGSFSAQYGVQTLDMPVGMTHGLMEQGGGLLSGGLTMDLDHSIGTQYSANPPVTIDVPMTDMTSGLMGHSQLTTIDQSELSSQLGLSLGGGTILPPAQSPEDRLSTTPSPTSSLHEDGVEDFRRQLPSQKTVVVEAGKKQKAPKKRKKKDPNEPQKPVSAYALFFRDTQAAIKGQNPNATFGEVSKIVASMWDSLGEEQKQVYKRKTEAAKKEYLKALAAYKDNQECQATVETVELDPAPPSQTPSPPPMATVDPASPAPASIEPPALSPSIVVNSTLSSYVANQASSGAGGQPNITKLIITKQMLPSSITMSQGGMVTVIPATVVTSRGLQLGQTSTATIQPSQQAQIVTRSVLQAAAAAAAAASMQLPPPRLQPPPLQQMPQPPTQQQVTILQQPPPLQAMQQPPPQKVRINLQQQPPPLQIKSVPLPTLKMQTTLVPPTVESSPERPMNNSPEAHTVEATSPETICEMITDVVPEVESPSQMDVELVSGSPVALSPQPRCVRSGCENPPIVSKDWDNEYCSNECVVKHCRDVFLAWVASRNSNTVVFVK from the exons ACATTCCATACACCAAGCTTGGGAGATGAGGAATTTGAAATCCCACCTATCTCCTTGGATTCTGATCCCTCATTGGCTGTCTCAGATGTGGTTGGCCACTTTGATGACCTGGCAGACCCTTCCTCTTCACAGGATGGCAGTTTTTCAGCCCAGTATGGGGTCCAGACATTGGACATGCCTGTGGGCATGACCCATGGCTTGATGGAGCAGGGCGGGGGGCTCCTGAGTGGGGGCTTGACCATG GACTTGGACCACTCTATAGGAACTCAGTATAGTGCCAACCCACCTGTTACAATTGATGTACCAATGACAGACATGACATCTGGCTTGATGGGGCATAGCCAGTTGACCACCATTGATCAGTCAGAACTGAGTTCCCAACTGGGTTTGAGCTTAGGGGGTGGCACCATCCTACCACCTGCCCAGTCACCTGAAGATCGTCTTTCAACCACGCCTTCACCTACTAGTTCACTTCATGAGGATGGTGTTGAGGATTTCCGGAGG CAACTTCCCAGCCAGAAGACAGTGGTGGTGGAAGCAGGGAAAAAGCAGAAGGccccaaagaagagaaaaaagaaagatcctAATGAACCTCAGAAACCAGTTTCAGCATATGCTTTATTCTTTCGTGATACACAGGCTGCCATCAAGGGACAGAATCCTAATGCCACTTTTGGTGAGGTTTCAAAAATTGTGGCCTCCATGTGGGATAGTCTTGGAGAGGAGCAAAAACAG GTATATAAGAGGAAAACCGAGGCTGCCAAGAAAGAGTATCTGAAGGCACTGGCTGCTTACAAAGACAACCAGGAGTGTCAG gCCACTGTAGAAACAGTGGAATTGGATCCAGCACCACCATCACAAACCCCTTCTCCACCTCCTATGGCTACTGTTGACCCAGCATCTCCAGCACCAGCTTCAATAGAGCCCCCTGCCCTGTCCCCATCCATTGTTGTTAACTCCACCCTTTCATCCTATGTGGCAAACCAGGCATCTTCTGGAGCTGGGGGTCAGCCCAATATCACCAAGTTGATTATTACCAAACAAATGTTGCCCTCGTCCATTACTATGTCTCAAGGAGGGATGGTTACTGTTATCCCAGCCACAGTGGTGACCTCCCGGGGGCTTCAGCTAGGCCAAACCAGTACAGCCACTATCCAGCCCAGTCAACAAGCCCAGATTGTCACTCGGTCAGTGTTGCaggcagcagcagctgctgctgctgctgcttctatgCAACTGCCTCCACCCCGACTACAGCCCCCTCCATTACAACAGATGCCACAACCCCCAACTCAGCAGCAAGTTACCATTCTGCAGCAGCCGCCTCCACTCCAGGCCATGCAACAGCCTCCACCTCAGAAAGTTCGAATCAATTTACAGCAACAGCCACCCCCTCTGCAGATCAAGAGTGTGCCTCTACCCACTTTGAAAATGCAGACTACCTTAGTCCCACCAACTGTGGAAAGTAGTCCTGAGCGGCCTATGAACAACAGCCCTGAGGCCCATACAGTGGAGGCAACTTCTCCTGAGACTATCTGTGAGATGATCACAGATGTAGTTCCTGAG GTTGAGTCTCCTTCTCAGATGGATGTTGAATTGGTGAGTGGGTCTCCTGTGGCACTCTCACCCCAGCCTCGATGTGTGAGGTCTGGTTGTGAGAACCCTCCCATTGTGAGTAAGGACTGGGACAATGAATACTGCAGCAATGAGTGTGTGGTGAAGCATTGCAG